The Acidimicrobiia bacterium region CAATCGGGCCGGATTCTCGACGCAGGACATCCACAAGAAGGTCTCGCTGCGGGCATCGATCACGTCTGAACTGATCCTCGACGATGTGCGCTTGCCCGGCGACGCGGTTCTGCCGGGGGTCAAGGGGATGAAAGGGCCGCTGTCGTGCTTGAACGAGGCCCGCTTCGGGATTCTGTTCGGTGCCATGGGGGCGGCTCGGGCCTGCTACGAATCCGCGCTGGATTACTCGCTCGCACGAACCCAGTTCGACGTTCCGATCGCGTCGTTCCAACTGACCCAGAAGAAGCTCGCCGAGATGGCGGTGGCAGTGAACCGTGGCACGCTGCTGGCGCTCCACCTCGGACGAATGAAGGACTCCGGGACCCTCCGTCACGAGCACGTCAGCTTCGGCAAGTTCGATAATGTCCGGATGGCGCTCGATGTGGCCAGAACGGCGAGAGGCGTGCTTGGTGCCAACGGCATCACCCTCGAGTACCCGGTCATCCGGCACATGAACAACCTCGAGTCGGTGTACACCTATGAAGGAACGAACGAGATCCACACGCTCGTCATCGGCGGCGCCCTCACCGGGATTCAGGCGTTCAGAACCTAGCCGGTCCGGGGGGTCCCAAGGGCCGCCCGGGATACGTGTTTCAGCCCGACCGGCGCTGCTTTGCCGCCTGGGCGACCCGCTCTCCGTAGTCGGGGTCTGCTGCGCCGGTCCTACACTGTCCCTCTCCATGACTGCAGCACCGTTCTCCTGGCCCGATACGCTCGGTCGAATCACCGCCGGCGAAGACCTCGACCGAGTGACAGCCCATGCGGCAATGTCCGAGGTCATGCACGGTCGAGCAACTCAGGCCCAGATCAGTGCCTTCATCGTCTCGCTACGAATGAAGGGGGAATCTGCGGAGGAGATGACCGGGTTTGTCGAGGCGATGCGCGAAGTAGCCGTCACAGTGGATGTGGGCGTTCCGGTGGTCGACACCGTCGGGACGGGAGGTGATCGATCGGGCACTTTCAATATCTCGACAACAGCCGGTCTGATTGCGGCCGGAGCGGGAGTTTCCGTTGCCAAGCACGGCAATCGTTCTTCGTCGTCGCAGTGTGGTTCTGCCGACGTTCTCGAGGCTCTCGGAGTCCAGATCGATCTCGACCCCGAAGCCACGGCCACGCTGGTTCGCGAGGAGCGCTTCGGCTTCTTCTTTGCTCCGCTCTATCACCCCTCCATGCGCCATGCCGGTCCGGTTCGTAGGGAACTCGGCATCCCGACCGTATTCAATTTCCTCGGTCCGCTGGCGAATCCGGCCGGAGCAACACGCCAGGCCGTCGGAGTGTCCGACGCCCGCATGGCCGGGAAAATGATCGGAGTGCTCAACAACCTCGGGTCGGATTACGCGTTCGTGTTCTACGGCGAAGACGGTCTGGACGAGCTGACCACTACCGGACCTTCATTCATCTACCGGCTGCGAAACGGCGAGATCACCCATGCCGAGTTCACTCCAGAGGATTTCGGGGTCCCCCGGGCTAATCCCGCAGATCTACTCGGAGGCGACGCCGACCAAAACGCCAGGATCACCCGCGGAATTCTGGAGGGTGCGCCCGGACCGGCGCGCGACATCGCCCTAGTGAATGCTGCTCCGGCGATCGTGATCGCAGGCTTCGCGCAGGGTTTTGAAGAGGCGACCGCGGTCGCCGCCCAGTCGATCGATTCCGGCGCGGCCGTAGGAGTGCTCGATCGGGTGATCCGGCGTAGCCGGGAGTTGAAACGGTGAGCCGATCTCCGGCTACTTTGGGCGGCGATGCCTTCCATCCGGCGAGCGGACCGACCTGCGTGGATTGACGATCACATGGTGCACCTCTCGTCGGATGAACTCATCGGCGCTCTTCGGGATCAGGGACTCCGAGTTACGGCCGCACGGCGAGCCATTTGTCGGGTGCTGGCCGAGAGTCACGAGGATCACCTGTCCGCCGTCGATATCCGGAGCCGAGCTGCGCGCCGGGCCGGAATCGAGATCAATCAGTCGACGGTGTATCGCACACTCGACGTGTTCGAGGGCCTCGGCTGGCTGCACCACGTCCACCTTGGCCACGGACCCGGAATCATCCATGTCACCGAGCGGACCGATCATCACCATCTCGTCTGTGAATCGTGCGGGCTGTCCGTTGACGTTCCACTGGCGGAACTCGATCAGGTATTCGCAGTCGTGACCGAACGGCACGGCTTTGCCCCCACCTCAGTGCATTTCGCGCTGGTGGGCACGTGCAAGGCCTGTGCCGACTAAACGTGAGCCTGTTCTAAACTACGGAAATGCGCCTACTTGCCGCCCTCTTCGTGGTTCTTGCCCTTGTTCTGGCGGCCTGCGGCGGCGCGGCGACCACGACTACGATCGAGGCGGGCAATGCTCCCGCTCCCACCGATCCGGGTTCGACCGTCGCCGGCCCCGATGACTCCGTGACTCCCGACGATGGTGATGCTTCTACCCCGGCTGACACCGAAGCACCCCCTCCGATCGCTACCGACTTCGACGGCCCCGTTGCAGCAGATTTCACGATCGACCTCAATAAGACGGGAACCTTCACGCTGAGTGATGAGGCCCGTCCGGTGTACCTCGTGTTCTGGGCTGAGTGGTGATCGACCTGTCGACGGGAGTTGCCCGTCGTTGATGCGATTGCCAAGGAATACGGGGACGACATCGCCTTTGTGGCCATTGCCTGGAAAGGTACCTACGAAGACACCGCGGCGCAGGCCGCCAATCTCATGCAGTCCGGCATGATGGATTGGGCGCTGGACGACGACGCTGAGATCTTCAGCCTGTACGGGGTGCCGTATCAGCCGGTCTCGTTCCTGATCACCGGTGACGACAAGGTTTTCGACACGTGGCCGGGAGTTCGAGACGAAGCGGCCATCCGCCGGGCGCTGGATTCGCTGCTCGATCTCTGAGCGGCTTGAAGTTCTAGGTTTTGGGTTCTAGGTTCTACCGCGCCTGGCGGCTGTGGCTAGGTTCACGACATGAATCCCTCTCAGCACACTTCTCTGGATCCACTTCCGGAAGAGCAATGGGATCCGCGACTCGATTCCGTTTTGGATCGGCTTGGGACCGTTCTCAACGTGCATCGGGTCATGGCCCGTCACCCTGATCTCATGGAAGCCTGGACCCCGCTCCGGCAGCACATCGCCACGGCAGGGTCGCTCGCCCCTCGCCATCGAGAGCTGGTGATCCTTAGGATTGCGCACCGTTTCGGCGTTGAGTATGAGTGGCACCATCACGTCGCCAGGGGGCGGGTAGTCGGCCTGAGTGACGAAGAGATCGAAGCCGTTCGACTCGGCCCGGGCGGCGAATGGAGCGACGACGACGCAACGCTCCTCGGCGCCGTGGACGAACTCCTCGACTCGCACTCTCTCTCTGATGCGAGTCGGACGTCCCTTGAAACGGAGTTCTCTGTGGAGCAGATACTCGACCTCATTGTCACGATCGGGATGTACGTCACGCTGGCGATGCTCATCAACACGGCCGGGATCGAGATAGAGGACAACTAGCACTCGGGAGTCCCACTCAAACCTATACTGCAAGTGACTTGCAATAAGGTTGGTCCGACATGCACATTCCCGATGGGTTTATCAACGGTGTGACGTCGCTGGGGGCCGGTGTCGTTGCAGTGTCGGGACTGGGGGCCAGCCTTCGCCGGGCCGGGAAGGAGCTTCAGGATCGTCAGATCCCCCTGGCCGGGCTCATTGCGGCCTTTGTTTTCGTTCTCCAGATGCTCAACTTCCCCGTCGTCGCCGGGATGAGCGGACACCTCCTTGGAGGTGCGCTGGCGGCCATTCTCATCGGTCCCTGGATGGGGATGGTCGTCGTGTCGGTGGTCGTGATCGTTCAGGCGTTGCTGTTTGCAGATGGAGGGATTTCGGCGCTCGGGCTCAACATCGTCAACATGGGGCTTCTGACGGTGCTGAGCGGCTGGCTGGCGTACCGGTTACTCATGGCGGTGCTGCCGAAGAAGGCAGGCTCAGTTCTTCTGGCGGGGTCGTTGGCGGCATGGTTCTCAGTGGTGGTCTCCTCTCTTGGATTCGTGGGGGAGTACGCAATTGGCGGCGCTGGGGGCGCTCCGTTGTCGACGGTGCTGGCGGCGATGTCGGGGACCCATTCGCTCATCGGGATTGGTGAGGGCTTGATCACCGCCGGCGTGCTCGGCTCGGTCCTGGCAGTCCGGCCCGATCTCGTGCACGGAGCGCGGCTCTTCGGTATCCGGCACGCCGAAAACGCCGAGCTGAGCCGGCGGGCGGTCGGCGCCTTCATCGCAGGGGGAGTAGCCGTGGCGATCCTTCTGGTGACCGTGGTTGCGCCACGGGCTTCCAGCGATCCAGATGGTCTGGAACGAGTGGCCATCGATCAGGGATTTGCGGAAACAGCCACAGAACAACCGCTCGGTGACACGCCGCTTTCGGAGTACAGGCTGGTCGGCGTCGAAGATGAGCAGCTCGGCACCGTCGTAGCCGGGCTCATCGGCCTTGGGGTCACGTTCGTTGCCGGTGTCGGTCTCGTTCTGCTGGCGAGGCGAAGCCGGGGTCGTGTCGATAGCCGATGAGCGGGACGCACACCCACGCGCTCTTCGTTCATGGGCACAGTCACCTGCACCGACTTCCTGCCTCGACCAAACTCGGTGCACTCGGTCTCTTTGTGCTGGCCGTCGTCGTTACACCGCGGGAGGCGTTCTGGGCGTTCGGCGTTCATGCCGGGTTGATCCTGAGCGCCATGTGGTTGGCAGGGTTGAAACCTAGATTCGTGGCAAAACGCCTGGTCATAGAGGTCCCATTCGTGCTGTTTGCCGTGTTTCTCCCCTTTGTCGGCGGAGGCGACCAGTTGGACATCATGGGACTGTCGCTGTCCATCGAGGGCCTTTGGGCAGGCTGGAACATCGTTGCCAAGGGAACTCTCGGCCTGGCTGCATCCATCGTGTTGACCGCCACCACGACGGTCCCCGACCTCCTTTCCGGTCTCGAGCGGCTCCGGGTACCCCGGCTCATCACCTCGATCGCCGGGTTCATGGTGCGATACCTCGATGTCATCGCAGGGGAGATGCACCGGATGCGGCTGGCAATGCTGTCGCGCGGCCACGACCCGCGCTGGATCTGGCAAGCGAGGGCGTATGCGACCTCGGCCGGTGCCTTGTTCATTCGTTCGTATGAGCGAGGCGAGCGGGTCTACTACGCGATGACCGCCCGTGGGTTCGCCGGTCAAATTCCTACTTTCGACACCGAGCGTGCCACCGGGACCGACTGGCTGGGTGCCCTCCTCCTGCCTGCCGTCGCCTGGACTGCAACCCTGGTGGCGTTGTTCGCATGAGTGTCCCTGCGCTCGAAGTCGTCGACCTCAACTACCACTATCCAGATGGGACCGAGGTGCTCCGCAGTGTCGGGTTCCACATCCATCCGGGGGAGCGGGTTGCGTTGCTCGGCCCCAACGGAGCGGGCAAGACAACCCTGGTCTTTCATCTGAACGGCATCTTCCGGCCAGACTCAGGATCCGTGACGGTGGCCGGTTTGCCCCTCGATGACGAGCACGTCAAGGAAGTCAGGAGACGGGTCGGTATCGTCTTCCAGGACCCCGACGACCAACTCTTCATGCCGACCGTTCGCCAGGATGTCGCCTTCGG contains the following coding sequences:
- the cbiQ gene encoding cobalt ECF transporter T component CbiQ, with protein sequence MSGTHTHALFVHGHSHLHRLPASTKLGALGLFVLAVVVTPREAFWAFGVHAGLILSAMWLAGLKPRFVAKRLVIEVPFVLFAVFLPFVGGGDQLDIMGLSLSIEGLWAGWNIVAKGTLGLAASIVLTATTTVPDLLSGLERLRVPRLITSIAGFMVRYLDVIAGEMHRMRLAMLSRGHDPRWIWQARAYATSAGALFIRSYERGERVYYAMTARGFAGQIPTFDTERATGTDWLGALLLPAVAWTATLVALFA
- a CDS encoding energy-coupling factor ABC transporter permease → MHIPDGFINGVTSLGAGVVAVSGLGASLRRAGKELQDRQIPLAGLIAAFVFVLQMLNFPVVAGMSGHLLGGALAAILIGPWMGMVVVSVVVIVQALLFADGGISALGLNIVNMGLLTVLSGWLAYRLLMAVLPKKAGSVLLAGSLAAWFSVVVSSLGFVGEYAIGGAGGAPLSTVLAAMSGTHSLIGIGEGLITAGVLGSVLAVRPDLVHGARLFGIRHAENAELSRRAVGAFIAGGVAVAILLVTVVAPRASSDPDGLERVAIDQGFAETATEQPLGDTPLSEYRLVGVEDEQLGTVVAGLIGLGVTFVAGVGLVLLARRSRGRVDSR
- a CDS encoding carboxymuconolactone decarboxylase family protein, with protein sequence MNPSQHTSLDPLPEEQWDPRLDSVLDRLGTVLNVHRVMARHPDLMEAWTPLRQHIATAGSLAPRHRELVILRIAHRFGVEYEWHHHVARGRVVGLSDEEIEAVRLGPGGEWSDDDATLLGAVDELLDSHSLSDASRTSLETEFSVEQILDLIVTIGMYVTLAMLINTAGIEIEDN
- the trpD gene encoding anthranilate phosphoribosyltransferase, whose amino-acid sequence is MTAAPFSWPDTLGRITAGEDLDRVTAHAAMSEVMHGRATQAQISAFIVSLRMKGESAEEMTGFVEAMREVAVTVDVGVPVVDTVGTGGDRSGTFNISTTAGLIAAGAGVSVAKHGNRSSSSQCGSADVLEALGVQIDLDPEATATLVREERFGFFFAPLYHPSMRHAGPVRRELGIPTVFNFLGPLANPAGATRQAVGVSDARMAGKMIGVLNNLGSDYAFVFYGEDGLDELTTTGPSFIYRLRNGEITHAEFTPEDFGVPRANPADLLGGDADQNARITRGILEGAPGPARDIALVNAAPAIVIAGFAQGFEEATAVAAQSIDSGAAVGVLDRVIRRSRELKR
- a CDS encoding Fur family transcriptional regulator; protein product: MPSIRRADRPAWIDDHMVHLSSDELIGALRDQGLRVTAARRAICRVLAESHEDHLSAVDIRSRAARRAGIEINQSTVYRTLDVFEGLGWLHHVHLGHGPGIIHVTERTDHHHLVCESCGLSVDVPLAELDQVFAVVTERHGFAPTSVHFALVGTCKACAD